A window of the Microbulbifer aggregans genome harbors these coding sequences:
- a CDS encoding Lrp/AsnC ligand binding domain-containing protein: MRKRANELSTIDRNILRVLQKNGRTSYAELARQVGLTATPCVERVRRLESDGVIQGYTALINPEFLDAALVVFVQIRLNRSAQDAFEEFRNAVAALPEVQECYLVSGNFDYLIKARVADMSAYRKFYGETLLTLPEVQECTSYVVMEQVKETLEVPVHYNR; the protein is encoded by the coding sequence ATGCGCAAACGCGCCAATGAACTCAGCACCATCGACCGCAACATCCTGCGCGTTCTACAGAAGAATGGACGCACCAGCTATGCCGAACTGGCCCGCCAGGTGGGCCTGACTGCGACGCCATGTGTAGAACGGGTACGGAGGCTGGAAAGTGACGGCGTTATCCAGGGCTATACCGCCCTGATCAACCCGGAGTTTCTCGATGCGGCCCTGGTGGTCTTCGTGCAGATCCGCCTGAACCGATCCGCCCAGGATGCGTTCGAGGAATTCCGCAACGCGGTGGCGGCGCTACCGGAGGTACAGGAGTGTTACCTGGTCTCAGGCAACTTCGATTACCTGATCAAGGCGCGAGTGGCAGACATGAGCGCTTATCGGAAGTTTTACGGTGAGACACTACTCACCCTGCCCGAAGTACAGGAATGCACCAGCTATGTGGTGATGGAGCAGGTGAAGGAAACACTGGAAGTACCGGTGCATTACAACCGGTGA
- the putP gene encoding sodium/proline symporter PutP: MSGQWLVALTFVAYLALILLIGVYAYLRTKNASDYFLGGRSLPPAVAALSAGASDMSGWLLLGLPGAAYASGLSSGWIAIGLFSGIVLSWTVMARRLRIYTYELDDALTVPAYLHRRFNMGHPYLRTLCAFFILLFFLFYVASGLIAGGKLFETVFGWDYRWAVVIGAAAVISYTLFGGFLAVSWTDVFQGLLMSLALVIVPLVVIMDEGGFSASWGKLQQQVPELMHWMRDSSGQTLGIVAILSSLAWGLGYFGQPHILARFQAVRSADDVPVAASVAAVWSLAGFLGAMAVGLFGHLELAQVLADGERVFMALVEALFHPVVAGVLLAAILSAIMSTADSQLLVSSAALAEDIYHVWFGRSTSPEAMVKVGRWAVVALSLVAVWVAMEPDSKVLDVVAYAWAGLGAAFGPATLISLFWSRMTGAGAIAGVLVGGMTVLVWKQLSGGIFDIYELLPGFVFSAAAIVIVSAVTKCPAEVAQRHREIVG, translated from the coding sequence ATGTCCGGACAATGGCTCGTCGCGCTGACCTTTGTCGCCTATCTCGCGTTGATCCTCTTGATCGGCGTTTACGCCTATCTGCGCACCAAGAACGCCAGCGATTACTTCCTCGGCGGGCGCTCTCTGCCACCGGCGGTGGCGGCGCTGAGTGCCGGCGCGTCGGATATGAGCGGCTGGCTGTTGCTCGGCTTACCGGGTGCGGCTTATGCCAGCGGACTCTCCTCTGGCTGGATCGCCATCGGGCTCTTCTCCGGCATTGTGCTGAGTTGGACGGTGATGGCGCGACGCCTGCGTATCTACACCTATGAGCTGGACGACGCCCTGACGGTGCCCGCCTACCTGCACCGCCGTTTCAATATGGGGCATCCCTATCTGCGCACGCTGTGCGCGTTTTTCATCCTGCTGTTTTTCCTTTTCTACGTGGCCTCGGGCCTGATTGCCGGCGGCAAGCTGTTCGAGACCGTGTTTGGCTGGGATTACCGCTGGGCGGTAGTGATCGGTGCGGCGGCAGTGATCTCCTACACATTGTTTGGTGGCTTCCTGGCGGTCTCCTGGACGGACGTATTTCAGGGCCTGCTGATGAGCCTGGCGCTGGTGATCGTGCCGCTGGTGGTGATCATGGATGAGGGCGGCTTTTCCGCCAGCTGGGGCAAGTTGCAGCAGCAGGTGCCCGAGTTGATGCACTGGATGCGGGACAGCAGTGGGCAGACCCTGGGCATCGTGGCCATTCTCAGCTCCCTGGCCTGGGGGCTCGGCTACTTCGGCCAGCCCCATATCCTCGCCCGCTTCCAGGCGGTGCGCAGCGCTGATGATGTGCCGGTGGCCGCGTCGGTGGCTGCTGTCTGGTCACTGGCTGGTTTCCTCGGCGCCATGGCGGTGGGCCTGTTCGGGCACCTGGAGCTGGCCCAGGTCCTGGCGGACGGCGAGCGGGTATTCATGGCGCTGGTGGAGGCCCTGTTCCACCCGGTAGTGGCCGGGGTGCTGCTGGCGGCAATCCTGTCCGCCATCATGAGTACAGCGGACTCCCAGTTGCTGGTTTCCTCTGCGGCGCTGGCGGAAGATATCTACCACGTGTGGTTTGGCCGCAGCACCAGCCCCGAGGCGATGGTGAAAGTGGGGCGCTGGGCGGTGGTCGCGTTGTCCCTGGTCGCAGTCTGGGTCGCTATGGAGCCGGACTCCAAAGTGTTGGATGTGGTGGCCTATGCCTGGGCTGGACTCGGTGCGGCCTTTGGGCCGGCGACACTGATCAGCCTGTTCTGGTCGCGCATGACCGGTGCCGGCGCCATTGCCGGTGTGCTGGTAGGCGGCATGACGGTGCTGGTGTGGAAACAGCTCTCCGGCGGCATCTTCGATATCTACGAGTTGTTGCCGGGCTTTGTTTTCTCCGCAGCTGCTATCGTGATAGTTAGCGCAGTGACGAAATGTCCTGCCGAGGTGGCCCAGCGACACCGCGAAATCGTGGGCTGA
- a CDS encoding O-acetyl-ADP-ribose deacetylase: protein MIEVHLGDITRLQVDVIVNAANRHLSGGGGVDGAIHRAAGPELSEACRAIGGCPVGEVRATPAFSLPAKRIYHTVGPVWRGGNLGEPELLSSCYRHCLSLARREGMKSIAFPAISCGVYDYPPELAVEIAVDQVQDHLDREAPPEQIIFCCFDARMADLYRLQLEAVVRR, encoded by the coding sequence GTGATAGAAGTTCATCTCGGTGATATCACTCGATTACAGGTCGATGTAATCGTCAATGCGGCCAATCGCCACCTGTCCGGTGGTGGTGGGGTCGACGGGGCCATCCACCGCGCGGCGGGGCCCGAACTGTCTGAGGCCTGCCGCGCGATCGGCGGTTGTCCGGTCGGTGAGGTCAGGGCCACACCGGCATTTTCCCTCCCTGCAAAACGCATCTACCACACGGTGGGCCCCGTGTGGCGAGGCGGTAATCTCGGCGAGCCAGAGCTGTTGTCCAGCTGCTATCGGCACTGCCTCTCCCTGGCGCGGCGCGAGGGAATGAAATCCATTGCCTTCCCGGCCATCAGTTGCGGGGTCTATGACTATCCGCCGGAACTGGCGGTGGAGATCGCCGTTGACCAGGTCCAGGATCACTTGGATCGGGAGGCGCCCCCAGAGCAGATTATTTTCTGCTGTTTCGACGCGCGGATGGCGGATCTCTATCGCCTCCAGTTGGAGGCGGTCGTGCGCCGCTGA
- a CDS encoding DUF962 domain-containing protein has product MRSAEQWFSEYGESHQNPTNKAIHWIAVPVIYATVVGLVWSIPQPAFMAEIPWLNWAVVALVPALMFYAVMSFSLALGMVAISVVCLWGWSVVDRLGFSVWQVSLLLFVVMWIFQFIGHHVEGKKPSFFKDVQFLLIGPAWVIGFLYRKLGIRY; this is encoded by the coding sequence ATGCGCAGCGCGGAACAGTGGTTCTCGGAGTACGGCGAGAGCCACCAGAACCCTACCAATAAGGCGATCCACTGGATTGCGGTGCCGGTGATTTACGCTACGGTGGTGGGTTTGGTCTGGTCCATTCCCCAGCCGGCGTTTATGGCCGAGATTCCCTGGCTGAACTGGGCCGTGGTGGCGCTGGTGCCGGCACTGATGTTCTATGCCGTGATGTCCTTCTCCCTGGCGCTCGGTATGGTCGCTATCAGTGTTGTTTGCCTGTGGGGCTGGTCGGTCGTCGACCGGCTTGGGTTCAGCGTCTGGCAGGTGTCGCTATTACTCTTCGTGGTGATGTGGATCTTCCAGTTCATCGGCCACCATGTAGAGGGCAAGAAACCGTCCTTCTTCAAGGATGTGCAGTTCCTGCTGATCGGTCCGGCCTGGGTGATCGGCTTCCTTTACCGGAAACTGGGTATCCGTTACTGA
- the ald gene encoding alanine dehydrogenase, whose protein sequence is MLIGVPKEIKNHEYRIGLTPASVRELISHGHEVIVQKDGGSAIGFTDEMYVEAGARIIDTPEEIFATADMIVKVKEPQPHECEMLRPGQILYTYLHLAPDPKQTELLVKSGATCIAYETVTDRFGALPLLAPMSEVAGRMSVQCGAHHLEKAQGGLGVLLGGVPGVAPAKVLIIGGGVVGTNAAKMALGMGADVTILDRSLPRLRQLDDIFGGAVRTEYSTNDAIESHALESDLVIGAVLIPGAAAPKLLTRDIISRMKKGAVVVDVAIDQGGCFETSKATTHQEPTYVVDGVVHYCVANMPGGVARTSTMALNNATLPFAVSLANKGAKQALLDDANLLEGLNVHAGMVTYQAVADVLGYEFVDPKLALQKSAVQQGEVA, encoded by the coding sequence ATGTTGATTGGTGTACCAAAAGAGATCAAAAACCACGAGTACCGTATTGGCCTGACTCCGGCCAGCGTACGCGAGCTGATCAGCCACGGCCACGAGGTAATCGTGCAGAAAGACGGTGGCTCCGCCATCGGCTTTACCGATGAAATGTACGTTGAAGCGGGTGCCCGCATCATCGATACGCCGGAAGAAATCTTCGCCACTGCTGACATGATCGTCAAGGTGAAAGAGCCGCAGCCCCACGAGTGCGAGATGCTGCGCCCCGGCCAGATTCTTTACACCTACCTGCACCTGGCACCCGATCCCAAGCAGACCGAGCTGCTGGTGAAGTCCGGTGCAACCTGTATTGCCTACGAAACCGTGACCGACCGCTTTGGCGCGCTGCCGCTGCTGGCTCCGATGTCTGAAGTTGCCGGCCGTATGTCCGTACAGTGCGGCGCCCACCACCTGGAAAAAGCCCAGGGCGGCCTCGGCGTTCTGCTGGGCGGTGTTCCCGGCGTTGCTCCGGCCAAGGTGCTGATCATCGGTGGCGGTGTAGTGGGTACCAACGCAGCCAAGATGGCTCTGGGTATGGGCGCCGACGTGACCATCCTGGACCGCTCCCTGCCGCGTCTGCGTCAGCTGGACGATATCTTCGGCGGCGCTGTGCGCACCGAGTACTCCACCAACGACGCGATCGAGTCCCATGCTCTGGAATCCGACCTGGTGATCGGTGCTGTTCTGATTCCGGGTGCCGCAGCGCCGAAGCTGCTGACCCGCGACATCATCAGCCGCATGAAGAAGGGTGCCGTTGTTGTGGACGTGGCGATCGACCAGGGCGGTTGTTTCGAAACCTCCAAGGCGACCACTCACCAGGAGCCGACTTACGTCGTCGACGGTGTGGTGCACTACTGTGTTGCCAACATGCCGGGCGGTGTTGCCCGTACCTCCACCATGGCCCTGAACAACGCTACCCTGCCGTTCGCCGTTTCCCTCGCCAACAAAGGTGCCAAGCAGGCCCTGCTGGACGACGCCAATCTGCTGGAGGGCCTGAACGTTCACGCCGGCATGGTGACTTACCAGGCAGTGGCCGATGTACTGGGCTACGAGTTTGTAGATCCGAAGCTTGCCCTGCAGAAATCTGCAGTGCAGCAGGGTGAAGTGGCCTGA
- a CDS encoding 6-carboxytetrahydropterin synthase — MHLFVDNLTNVDFSYLDHARGLVGETWLASAALDGALDDQGMVCDFGIVKKTLRNWLDDEVDHRLLVPVQSPHLELQRSGDTLALTWKLKDGGEITVGGPEQAFALVEAEEIFEESAAAWCVTQLSGAFPGSVAKLQLKFCSEHIDDPYYHYSHGLKKHDGNCQRIAHGHRSRIQIFVDGTRDPEWEERWAERWRDIYLGTREDLHGSEGGDQLGFAYTARQGKFTLTLPASRCELVTCDTTVEQLAQYIAETIAEEEKGRIVRVRAYEGLGKGAEASASR; from the coding sequence ATGCACCTGTTTGTCGACAACCTCACCAATGTAGATTTCAGCTACCTGGACCACGCTCGCGGCCTGGTGGGCGAGACCTGGCTCGCAAGCGCCGCTCTCGACGGGGCGCTGGACGATCAGGGAATGGTGTGTGACTTCGGGATCGTGAAGAAAACCCTGCGCAACTGGCTCGACGACGAGGTGGATCACCGCTTGCTGGTGCCAGTGCAATCCCCCCATCTGGAGCTACAGCGAAGCGGAGATACTCTGGCGCTCACCTGGAAGCTCAAGGATGGTGGCGAGATTACTGTGGGCGGGCCAGAGCAGGCTTTTGCCCTGGTGGAAGCCGAGGAAATTTTTGAAGAGAGTGCCGCCGCCTGGTGCGTTACCCAGCTGAGCGGTGCCTTTCCCGGCAGCGTGGCAAAACTCCAACTGAAGTTTTGCAGCGAGCACATCGACGACCCCTATTACCACTACAGCCACGGCTTGAAAAAGCACGACGGCAACTGTCAGCGCATCGCCCACGGCCACCGCTCGCGGATACAGATCTTTGTCGACGGGACGCGAGACCCGGAGTGGGAGGAGCGCTGGGCCGAGCGCTGGCGGGACATCTACCTGGGTACCAGAGAGGATCTGCATGGCAGTGAAGGTGGAGATCAACTCGGGTTCGCCTATACCGCCCGACAGGGCAAGTTTACCCTCACCCTGCCCGCCAGCCGCTGCGAACTGGTGACCTGTGACACCACTGTCGAGCAGCTGGCGCAGTACATCGCCGAAACCATTGCCGAGGAGGAAAAGGGACGCATTGTGCGGGTGCGCGCCTATGAAGGCCTGGGCAAGGGCGCGGAAGCCAGCGCTTCCCGCTGA
- a CDS encoding 16S rRNA (uracil(1498)-N(3))-methyltransferase → MNLIILFPEDFTEATRVTLTGRRHAHIQQVHRAAPGDRLKVGLLDGAIGRGRVLDIDDNRVELEVTLQQSAPAPLPLTVILALPRPKMLKRIIEHVTTLGAKRIYLVNAYRVEKSYWQSPWLQPEKLRELCLLGLEQAVDTRMPTIELRKRFKPFVEDELDEIAADSRRLVAHPVTDSPCPVDMDEPVTLAVGPEGGFIPYEVEKLQEKGFEGVHLGPRILRVETALPVLLGRLFPGR, encoded by the coding sequence TTGAATCTTATTATTCTGTTTCCCGAAGATTTCACCGAAGCGACCCGCGTAACGCTGACCGGCCGTCGACATGCGCATATCCAGCAGGTGCACCGCGCAGCACCCGGTGACAGGCTCAAGGTTGGGCTGCTCGACGGCGCCATCGGTCGCGGACGGGTACTGGATATCGATGACAACCGGGTGGAACTCGAGGTCACGCTGCAGCAGTCCGCACCCGCACCACTGCCTCTGACAGTCATACTCGCCCTGCCCCGCCCGAAAATGCTCAAGCGCATCATCGAGCATGTCACCACACTCGGGGCCAAGAGAATCTATCTGGTCAATGCTTATCGGGTAGAGAAGTCCTACTGGCAGTCCCCCTGGCTGCAACCGGAGAAGTTGCGCGAACTGTGCCTGCTCGGGCTCGAACAGGCCGTGGACACCCGCATGCCCACCATCGAACTGCGCAAGCGGTTCAAGCCTTTTGTCGAGGATGAGCTGGACGAGATCGCCGCAGATTCCCGCCGCCTGGTTGCGCACCCGGTCACAGACAGCCCCTGCCCGGTGGATATGGACGAGCCCGTTACCCTGGCAGTCGGGCCCGAGGGGGGCTTTATTCCCTACGAGGTTGAAAAGTTGCAGGAAAAGGGTTTCGAGGGCGTACACCTGGGGCCACGAATCCTGCGGGTCGAGACGGCATTGCCAGTGCTTCTCGGGCGTCTTTTCCCGGGGCGCTGA
- a CDS encoding M2 family metallopeptidase produces the protein MKKLALAIAATVVFAGCDSGETGKETTQPTNAAAQVSSEAAQGAQNGGDLTAADAKAFLEEAQSRLAEMAEELSHASWLASTYINTDSQYVESLASERFTSLAVELANEAAQFDDLQLDAETRRQLTMLKQALVLPAPKDPKLTAELAQIQSKLQGMYGSGKYCTGEGDAEKCYSLTEMGRLMAESRDPEQLKDLWVGWRKVSPPMKPLYERQVEIANAGAQELGYDNLSVMWRSKYDMGADDFAADMDNQWNKVKPLYKALHCHVRAKLNERYGDDVVPPNGKIPAHLLGNMWAQEWGNVYDVVKDEDMEAPYDLDALIQDSGMSEKDMVKVGEKFFTSLGFKPLPETFWERSQFTKPRDRDVVCHASAWNLDSKDDIRIKMCIQKTADDFITVHHELGHNFYQRIYKDQPFLYREGANDGFHEAVGDAIALSITPKYLKEIGLMDEVPGSDKDIGFLMRQALDKIAFLPFGLMVDKWRWQVFDGEVQPGDYNKAWWKLREDYQGIQAPVARTEADFDPGAKYHIPGNTPYARYFLARIQQFQFHRALCEAAGEQGPLHRCSIYNNEAAGEKLRDMLAMGASKPWPDAMEAITGQRELDASAIIDYFQPLMAYLEEQNKDRQCGWE, from the coding sequence ATGAAGAAACTTGCTCTGGCGATTGCGGCCACAGTGGTTTTTGCCGGTTGTGATAGCGGCGAAACCGGAAAAGAGACTACCCAGCCGACAAATGCTGCGGCCCAGGTGAGCAGTGAGGCCGCCCAGGGTGCCCAGAACGGCGGCGATCTGACCGCGGCTGATGCCAAGGCGTTCCTGGAGGAAGCCCAGTCCCGCCTGGCCGAGATGGCGGAAGAGCTGAGCCATGCGAGCTGGCTGGCCTCCACCTACATCAATACCGACTCCCAGTATGTGGAGTCCCTCGCCTCCGAGCGTTTCACTTCCCTGGCCGTGGAGCTGGCTAACGAGGCGGCGCAGTTTGACGACCTGCAGTTGGATGCTGAAACCCGCCGCCAGCTGACCATGCTGAAGCAGGCACTGGTTCTGCCAGCGCCCAAGGACCCGAAACTCACCGCGGAACTGGCCCAGATCCAGTCCAAGCTGCAGGGCATGTACGGTTCCGGCAAGTACTGCACCGGCGAGGGTGATGCAGAGAAATGCTACAGCCTGACCGAGATGGGTCGCCTGATGGCCGAGAGCCGCGATCCGGAACAGCTTAAGGATCTGTGGGTTGGTTGGCGCAAGGTGTCCCCGCCGATGAAACCGCTTTACGAACGCCAGGTGGAGATCGCCAATGCCGGTGCGCAGGAGCTGGGCTATGACAACCTCAGTGTCATGTGGCGCTCCAAGTACGACATGGGTGCCGATGACTTTGCCGCGGACATGGACAACCAGTGGAACAAGGTGAAGCCTCTGTACAAGGCGCTCCACTGTCACGTGCGGGCCAAGCTCAACGAGCGCTATGGTGATGACGTGGTGCCGCCCAACGGCAAGATCCCCGCACACCTGCTCGGTAACATGTGGGCCCAGGAGTGGGGCAATGTCTATGACGTCGTCAAAGACGAGGATATGGAGGCGCCCTACGACCTCGATGCGCTGATCCAGGATTCTGGCATGAGCGAAAAGGATATGGTCAAGGTGGGTGAGAAGTTCTTCACCTCGCTTGGCTTCAAGCCGCTGCCCGAAACTTTCTGGGAGCGCTCCCAGTTCACCAAGCCCCGCGACCGCGATGTCGTCTGCCATGCCAGTGCCTGGAACCTGGACAGCAAGGATGATATCCGCATCAAGATGTGTATCCAGAAGACGGCCGATGATTTCATCACCGTGCACCACGAGCTGGGCCACAACTTTTACCAGCGCATCTACAAAGACCAGCCGTTCCTCTACCGCGAAGGCGCCAATGATGGTTTCCACGAGGCGGTGGGCGATGCCATTGCACTGTCCATTACGCCGAAGTACCTGAAGGAAATTGGCCTGATGGACGAGGTGCCCGGCAGCGACAAGGACATCGGCTTCCTGATGCGCCAGGCGCTGGACAAGATCGCCTTCCTGCCGTTCGGTCTGATGGTGGATAAGTGGCGCTGGCAGGTATTCGATGGCGAGGTACAGCCGGGCGACTACAACAAGGCCTGGTGGAAGCTGCGCGAAGATTACCAGGGCATCCAGGCCCCGGTAGCACGCACTGAGGCGGACTTTGATCCGGGTGCGAAATATCACATTCCTGGCAACACCCCGTACGCTCGTTACTTCCTGGCGCGTATTCAGCAGTTCCAGTTCCACCGCGCTCTGTGTGAAGCCGCCGGCGAGCAGGGACCGCTGCACCGCTGTTCCATCTACAACAACGAAGCGGCCGGCGAGAAACTGCGCGACATGCTGGCCATGGGCGCAAGCAAGCCGTGGCCGGATGCCATGGAAGCGATTACCGGTCAGCGTGAGCTGGATGCCTCTGCCATCATTGACTACTTCCAGCCCCTGATGGCGTACCTGGAAGAGCAGAACAAAGACCGCCAGTGCGGCTGGGAATAA
- the ttcA gene encoding tRNA 2-thiocytidine(32) synthetase TtcA has translation MSELENRRERLEFNKLQKRLRRNVGRAIADFNMIEEGDKIMVCLSGGKDSYAMLDILLNLQKTAPVNFELVAVNMDQKQPGFPEHILPEYLQSLGVPHHIVEKDTYSVVKEVVPEGKTTCGLCSRLRRGTLYGFAEEIGATKVALGHHKDDIVETLFLNMFYGGRLKAMPPKLRADDGRNIVIRPLAYCRESDLVKFAEHKDFPIIPCNLCGSQENLQRQAIKKMLQEWDRQFPGRSENIFAALTRVSPSQLADGDLYDFVNLELDRTKPAAAVRDDQAIERRVNSWVPDGDEGEEAPLYIEALNL, from the coding sequence ATGTCCGAACTGGAAAATCGCCGCGAGCGGCTGGAATTCAACAAGCTGCAGAAGCGCCTGCGCCGCAATGTGGGCCGCGCCATCGCCGACTTCAACATGATTGAAGAGGGCGACAAGATCATGGTGTGCCTGTCCGGTGGCAAGGACAGTTACGCGATGCTGGATATCCTGCTGAACCTGCAGAAGACCGCACCGGTCAACTTCGAGCTGGTGGCGGTCAATATGGACCAGAAGCAGCCGGGTTTCCCGGAGCACATCCTGCCCGAATACCTGCAATCACTGGGGGTGCCGCACCACATCGTGGAAAAGGACACCTACTCGGTCGTGAAGGAAGTGGTGCCGGAAGGTAAGACCACCTGTGGCCTCTGCTCGCGCCTGCGGCGTGGAACCCTGTACGGCTTTGCCGAGGAAATCGGGGCCACCAAAGTGGCGCTGGGTCACCACAAGGACGATATCGTCGAGACCCTGTTCCTGAATATGTTTTACGGCGGCCGCCTGAAGGCGATGCCGCCGAAGCTGCGTGCCGACGACGGCCGCAATATCGTGATCCGCCCGCTGGCCTACTGCCGCGAGTCGGATCTGGTGAAGTTTGCGGAACACAAAGACTTCCCGATCATTCCCTGCAACCTGTGCGGCAGCCAGGAAAACCTGCAGCGTCAGGCGATCAAGAAGATGCTGCAGGAATGGGATCGGCAGTTCCCGGGGCGTAGCGAAAATATTTTTGCGGCACTCACGAGAGTATCCCCGTCACAGCTGGCGGACGGGGACCTTTACGACTTCGTGAACCTGGAGCTGGATCGTACTAAGCCAGCGGCTGCTGTGCGTGACGATCAGGCAATAGAGCGCCGGGTGAACTCCTGGGTGCCGGATGGCGACGAAGGGGAGGAGGCTCCCCTGTATATCGAGGCGCTGAATCTGTAG
- a CDS encoding DUF6249 domain-containing protein, with protein MNEGTLALLIPFAFFLLVGLLVWMALHFRQKANLEVQQTIRLALEKDNQMAASVVEQMRIYGAHPKRDVRTGIIWVAIALGLALMGFFTPDPSGHALKGMLAVASVPVMIGIAYLLMSRIPGDRPAV; from the coding sequence ATGAATGAAGGCACTCTCGCCCTACTGATCCCCTTTGCATTTTTTCTTTTGGTGGGCCTGCTGGTCTGGATGGCTCTGCATTTCCGCCAGAAAGCCAACCTGGAAGTGCAGCAAACCATTCGCCTCGCACTGGAAAAAGACAATCAGATGGCCGCGTCGGTGGTAGAGCAGATGAGGATCTATGGTGCTCACCCCAAGCGCGACGTCCGCACCGGCATTATCTGGGTCGCCATTGCCCTTGGGCTCGCCTTGATGGGCTTCTTCACCCCCGACCCGAGCGGTCATGCACTCAAGGGCATGCTGGCCGTCGCCTCGGTACCGGTGATGATCGGTATCGCCTACCTGCTGATGTCCAGAATCCCCGGAGACCGCCCAGCGGTCTGA